CAGCGGCCCGTGCGGCGGAACGTGCCGGTTGCTTAAGCTGGCTTGCGCCAGTCATCCGAGGCCTCGGTGCCGGCCACCACGTGGGTCCAGCTGACCTTGCGATAGGCCAGGCTGGTCTTGATCAGCTGGGTGTAGTTTTCGTTGCTACTGTTTTGTGCATGAGGCAGCACGGTGTGGATCGCCACGACGGTGGCGTCTTCCAGTTTTGTGGTGAAGAAGTGCTCTTGCTTGCCGTCTCCCGAGGTACGGAACCACTTCACTTCAACGGTCGGCAGCATTTCGCCGGTGGCCAGGGCCTGGTAGAGCATGGGTGAGGCTTTGCTCAGGGCGCTGGTGAAGGTCAGCGGTTTATGCACGCGCTGGCCGGCGGGCTGGCCGCTTTGCGGGTCGGTAGGTGTGGTGATCTGATGGTCGATTTCCTGTGCGAGGATTTCATCCTCGTGGCCCTCCACATAAACGTTGCCCACCGAATCCGCAGTGAACGCGCCTTTGGTGATATGCCCCTGGTTTTTGCCGTGGATGCTGATGTACGCGGGTGTTGGCATGACAAGCTCCTTGTCGCGATGGTTGAGCGACCACGCGGTCGCGGTGTATGGCCCAAACGGCCATGGCTTTGCAGGCGCTCGGGATGAGCGCGCTGAAATTCGGTTACAGGTGCAGCACCCGCTCCAGCGACACCAGCACCTGCTGGGTGATGGTGTTCAGGCGGATGGAATAGATCGTGTAGGCCAGCGTCAGCACGACGGCGGCCATGGCCCACGGCGTCCACAACGGCCAGGCGCGTTTGATCCGATAATTGCGCGGCGCGACGTTGGCCAACGGGTCGGTAAGGCGCTTGGGTGTTTCACCCCGTAGCGGGCGCAGCACGCCGTGCAGTTGGTTGATGATTTTCTGAATTTCCTCATCACCCTTGGCATGGGCGCCGTATTTGCCCCTGAGGCCGGAGATCAGGCACTGGTACATGAACTCCAGCACGTGTTGATACCTGGCCGCTTCGGGGAGCATGTTGTTCATGATGGTGAAGAATTTTTCGCCGCCTCGGGTTTCGCCGTGGAACTGGCTGAGCAACGAGCGCGCGCTCCAGGTGGAGAGCCGGCCCCAGGTGGTGCGCATCACCACCTCATCCACCAGCAGGCACAGGCTGTAGGAGTAGGCCTTGAGCATGCCGGCGTCGTAGTCGAGCTGGCGGACTTCTTCCATGATCGCGGTGATCTGGTTGCCAACGCTTTGATACAGCGCCGGTACGTCGTCGTGCTTGTCCAGCCGGCGCAGGCGGATGACCAGGCCGATCAGGGGCGTGGCGGCGTCGCACAGCGGATTCCAGGCCAGGCCGCGCATGTCGAATTCAGGGTCGGCGAGCAGCGCGGGCGGCTTTGGCTTGTCCAGCTCCTCAACGGGGGCCGGTTTTTTGTTGCCGGTCGCCTGTTGCAAATGGCTCAAGAGCTGCTTGTTGTCCGCAGGTGGCGTGGTTTCGGAAGGCGTTGCTTCATTCATCTCGCTCACTCCTGATCGCCCAGAACTGCAACTCCAGCTCCGGGAATTCACCGGCAATATGGAAACCGAACCCGCTGCCGCTGCTCAGGCTTTGCCAGGCCGGGTGATGGCGATCGAGTTCGAAGTAGCTGAAGCCGGCATGGAACGGCAGTTGCCGTGGCGCCACCGGCAATGGCCGCAGTGGAATACCGGGCAGCTGCAGGCTCACCAGTTGCTCCAGGCCTTCGGTGGAGCTGATCTTGATCTGCAGGGGCAGTTGGTGACGCAGCGTCTCCGTCGGCAGTTCGGCGCGCACAGCGAGGATGAACTCGGCGTTCTCCAGCAGGCGCTTGTCGTTCAATGCAGCGCTGCGCACGCCATACAGTTGCTCGACAATCGGCAGCGACACCGCACGCGGTTGCAGCACCGTGCCCAAGGCGCGGCGCAGAGTGTGTTCCAGGAGCTGGAACGACTCGCGTAGGTTGTCGTGCTGGTAGGCCGGGTATTCCTGGGGCAGGTGGCCTTCATCGGTAAAAGTCACCAGTTCGCCGCAGGCCTGGGCCAGCGCGATGTACAGCCGTTCCGGGTGGACCTGGCGCTGGCGAGCCAGGTGCTGGAACAGCGGAAACAAGCGGTTGAGGGTTTGCAGCAGGTTGAAGTCGGTCACGTCGGCCACCCCCGACTGTCCTGGCGACCCGATGCGCTGGGCCAGGTTCCTGGCTCGCTCGCGCATCAGTCCGGCCACTTCGCCCAGGTAGCGGTGCAAGGCTGGCACGGCTTGCAGGGACAGGCTGGTGGGGTAGAAGTGCTCGTCCATCACCAGGCTGCCGTCCGGACGTTTGTCCTTGATCCTGCCGATGGCGATACAGGTAAAGGCGCTGCGGTCACTGCGCTCCAGCATCAGTTGCAGGTTGGGTACGGCCAGGTCCATGCCGACCTGATCGCCGTCATCGCTGTGGGTGTCGCGAATGTCCTCGCGACGGGCGATGTAGCGGCTGTTGCCGTACTGGTCGGGCCAGCGCACTTCGAGGGCGCCGTTGGCGCGCAGCGGCAGGGCCAGGTACACGATCTGGTTGACTGCGCTGCTGGCGGCGATTTCCAGCGGGGAGGGCGGCGCCAGGTCATGGGGAATATCGAACACACTGCCGTCGGGCATGACCCCGCGCGCCTGGGTAATGGCGACCTTGCCGAAGCTCAGGTATTCACTGTTCAGCGTCAGCTCGCTGAAGCCATAAAGCGCGTCGTTGAGGCTGTGCAGGCGCTGATGCACGGCGGCTTCGGCGGCGCGGGCCTGCTGCTGGAAGTGCTGGGGTTTGACGAACAAACCTTCATGCCAGATAACGGCGTTGCGTGAACTCATCGGTCATTACTCCGGGCAAAAGTGAATGAAAAAGACGTCATCGGGTTTCTCCCTTGAGGCTGACCTGAGCAGCGTCCAGCTGCACCAGTACCGCGTACTGGCGACCCTTGGGCTCGACGCGCAGGCGCTGTTTCCACTGGCTGGCGTCGCTGCTGTGGTAGTTGGCGATCACCGCGATAAAACGCGTGTCTTCATCCAGCGCGCGCAGGTCGATGAATTTGAATTGGCCCGGGTTGAGCAGGTAGTCGTCGGCACGGATATAGGTGCTGGCCAGGGTCTTTTTCAGGTCATCGGCCAGGGCTTGGGGGCTGGCGTTTACCAGCAGCGAGTCGTCGGTGAGTTGCAATACCTTGAAGGCGATCGGCGTGGCGACATGCTGCATGGCCGGGTTGCCCCACGGTGTGGTGAGGCTTACACCGTGAACGTCGTAGTCACCCAGCAGCGCCTCTTCGAGGGGCGACATCGGCACTACCGGGGCCGGCTCTTCGCTCAGTGGCGACTGAGCCGGCACGCTTTCGTAAAGGTGGCTGAGCAGGGTTTGCACTTTGTCCGTCAGCGCCTGGGGGCTGGCGGCCTGCACATTGAGTGTGTAGGGCGAGTGGCTCGCATCCTCGACCGGTGCCGTGCCGGTACTGATCAGGCGCGGGTTGACGTTGTCGCTGGCGTACAGGCTCAGGGAGTAGCGGCTGGGCTGATCGTCGGGACCGCCTACCGGGATGGAGGGCGTCCAGATCACCTGACCGATCTTGCCGAGCATGGTGCAGCCGCCGAGAGTGAGACAGGCCAGCAACAAGCAGCCCAGGCGTAAGTTGCTCAGTAGCCTGGCGGTGCGTTTGGGCATAGCTTCGCGAACGTCTGCTGGCGGTGGTGGTGGCGCCTTCGCCTTCATCGCCCGCAGCGGGTCGCCTTGCTCGAACACGTCAACGGGTTGGCAAAGACGTTCGAATTCCGCGCACGTAGCAGGCCGCGGATCAGGCAACGAAAGCTTCGGCAAATCCTCAAGGCGCCAGGCTTGCATGCCTTCCTGTTGATCGCTGAACAGCTCGTCGAGTGAGCGCTGGCCCGGGGCGCGCTCGCCCAACTGCACCGCTACGCGATATGCGCCAATCTGCAACAGGTCGCCCTCGTTGAGGCTCACCGCAACATTGCGACCCAACGGCAAATCATGGCCGTTGGCATAGGTGCTGCCACTGCGATCAATCACGCAGAAACGCCCCTCCACGACCCTGATTTCACAGTGGTTGGGCTGCACGCTGTGGTGACGATCATCCAGGCGCCAATCCGCAGCGGCGCTGCCGATGCTGCCGCCCTGTGGACCGAATCGGTGAAGGGGCAAATATCCGTGCAGCAACTGCGCAGGATTACTGATGACCAGCGTCAGTTTCATGCGCGCCCCCGAATCCGCACGACGGCGTGATGGCGGTGTGGCCGGTGTTCGATGAAGCTGGTCCAGCCCAGGTGAGTGCCGCCGTCGCGTTGCAGATTGAAGGGCGGTACATCCTCTTCGCGCAGCCCCAATTCCAGGTCATAGGCGGTGACGTCGCGCAGCAGGAAATCCATCAACTGACGCAACCGCCCGAATTGCTCGCCGCTGGGCAAGAACTGCCGGAAACGTGCCTGGGTCAGGTTGGGAATGACGAGGGTGAACTTGCTGGCGCGGGTTTTGCTGCGCTCGCCTGCCACAAAGTCGCAGCCAAGGGTGCCGTTGGCCTTGCCCAACACCATGCGTTGACGCTGCGGCAAATTCACCGAGCGCATCTGGAATTCACGAACGTGCACCCCGTGCAGATCAAAGCAATGCTCGACAATGCCGGACACCACCGAGGGCGAACGGCTGCGGCTGGCGATCAACCCGGCAAAGCTCAGCAGGCGACCCCATGGCAGCGGCGTGGCGCCACGCAGGTCGTTGTCATTCAGGCCGAGCAGGGAGAAAACGTAGCGCGAAAACCGGTCGCTGCCCTCGGCCTGGAAGCGGATGTAGTAACGGTACTTGCGCCAGCTGCTGTGCAGCAGGTTCAGCAGGCGATGGTTGAAAAAATCCATGAACGCCGGTCGAATTCCGCGTTCCTGGGCCTGCTCGTAAGCCAGGCGGTCCAGGTAATAGCCGGGCAGGGGCGAGTCGGTGCCGTGCAGGCCGAAGAAACTGGTCTGCAAGCGGTAGCGCACTGCTTCGCGGTCCTCTTCAATGCGCGCGGCCAGCACCACGTCGGATGCCGGAAAACCCAACCTCGCATGGCTTTGCAGGCGGACACGACGGCGCGCCGCCGCGCTCAAGGGCTGCGCTTCCAGGTCGTCGCCATGCAAGGCATGCAGGTGCTCCAGCAAACGGTGAAATGAGTAGTTGCGCGCGTCTGCCAGCAGCACGTCGGCTAGATCACGGGTTGTCTGCCGGTCAACAGGGGCCATTCGTAGCACTCGTTGTTAGTGGTATTGGTCACTTCCAGGCGATGGAAGGAGTTGATGCTTGCGTACAGGGCGAAGAAGTGCGAAAGCACGCTGCCGAACAGGTACAGCTCGCCTTCGCAGAGAAAGGCGTCTTGGTCCAGTTGCAAGCGGGTCTGCAAACCGCGCACCGGCTGACCCTTCATCAGCCAGTCGATGGGAGCGGTCACGGCGTCGTGGATGCCATTGAGGCGTTTGCGGGTGGCGCGGGCCTGTTGCACGTCATGCAAGGCGGCAAAGTCATAGGCGCGAATCACCGCCTTGAGCGGCTCGGCCGACAGCAACGACAGGTAGTTGAGCGACAGGTTGGAAATCAGTGTCCAGTGCAGACTCGCATCCAATACCGGCCGGTAGCTGCGCGTCGGCGCAATCAAGTTGGTGTAGGTGGCAAATGACGGCGTGACCTCGGTAGACAGCGACACATCCCCAACGCCCAGCCTTAGCGGCAGGTCGCGGTTGCTGCAGGTCAGTTCGATAGACGCCGCTTCATGTTCGCCGATGTACAAGCTCTCATCGCCACGCACGAAGGCAATGCGATGGCGCAAACCCTCGCGGCCATGGGACTGCTCGATATGTGTGCGGAAATACAGTGCTGTACGACCCTTCGCATGTTCGATCTCATGCTGAAATGACTCGAACGAGGTGAAGCGCCGCAATGGGTCGCCGGTGCGCTCCTTGTCGCTTGCCGCCCAGCCGGCCACCTGGTCGACACTGAAAATCTCATACGCATCGTGGCGCTTGCCGGCGGGGGTGATACGGCGTTCCTGGCTGCGCCCGTCCAGCATGATGGGCTCGGCATCGTGGCAAAACAGATTGACGGCGGGCGCGCAGAACAGGTGAAGATCGCTGGTGCGCAGGTGCGTATTGACCGGCATCGGTCGCGAGAACTGGAACTCGAAACGAATCTGCCCGGTGCTGACGGCCGGCCAGACCCTGGCAAGCCCGGTCAGGCTGAAAAAGTGAAACCGCTGCGCAAATACAAAGTATTCCTGCAGGATGCGGTAGCCGTCGAACACATTGCGCGGGTAGGGCAGCAAGGCCTCTTCGGCGGTGAAACCGGGAAAGCCCAAGTCGTCGGGGTTCAGCCGGTAAGGCGTTTTGTCGACGTACAACGTGACGCTTTTGAGGTAATGGGCCAGCCACAGGTAAAGGGTCAGTGCGGTGGCAGTGTCGCCGCCCAGGTGAAAGTCCAGTTGATCGCACTCAAGGCTGTCGAGCGGTTGCTGGGTCAATACGTTTAAATCGATGCGCAGTGTCGAGGCTTCACGGCTGTGGGCATCGCTGACGCCCTGCAATGCCAGGGGGAACAGATTGACGTCGGTGCAGGTGCGAAACTCGCAGGAGATGCCGTCCACGGGATGGGCAAACAGCCGCGTTCCCTTGGGAATCAGCTTGCGTTGACTGATCGCATCGGGTTGCGGGGTAAAACGGATGATGGTTGCGCTGGGCAAAGGGCGCAGGTAGTTGGGCCAGAGCATCTGCAGCAGCGGATGAGTCAGCTCCGGCAAATCGTCGTCGATTTTCATGCCGAGCTTGGCGGTGAGGAAGGCAAAGCCTTCCAATAGCCGCTCCACGTCCGGGTCGCCAGCCTGGTCGCCAAGAAATTGCGCCAGTTGCGGGTTGTCTTCGGCGAATTCGCGGCCCAGTTCGCGCAGGTAGCGCAACTCCTCGGCAAAGCGTTGTTTCAAGTCCATTGCAACCTCATTTCACGCGGGTGTAACCGTCGCGGCCGTGCATGGCCACCTCGATCTGCACCTGTTCTTCCTTGTGGTTAACCTGCACCTGGCAAGCCAGGCGAAAGTTCAGCTCCAGCGGCAGGTCCGGGTCGGGCTGATAGTGCACACCCGTGACCTTGATGCGCGGTTCGAATGCCTCCACCGTGCGCCGGATATCGGCGCTGATGGCCATCACCAGATCACTGCTGGCCTGGGTGACGCCGTTGAAATCGCGCAGCCCCAGTTCAGGGCTGCTTTGCGAGCAGCCCTGGCGTGAGTTGAGCACCTGTTCCAAATGGCGTTTGATTGCCTCGACACGCTGGCGCGCCTGTTCATCCGCGCTGCCGGGGTGGTGGCGCGCGGCATCGGGTTCCAGGCGCTCGAACAGGCTGGCACCGCCCACTTACTGGGTGTCCAGCCGACCGACCAGCGAGATTTCGAAGTTGGCGCCCATGTACTTGAAGTGCGGTCGTACGGCCAGCGACACCTGATACCAGCCCGGGTCGCCAGCCACGTCCTGTACGATGATTTGCGCGTCACGCAACGGGCGACGGCTGCGTACATCGGAGGATGGGTTTTCCTGGTCGGCAATGTACTGCTTGAGCCAGGTGTTGAGCTCGCGCTCCAGATCCTGGCGTTCCTTCCAACTGCCAATCTGTTCGCGCTGCAGCACCTTGATGTAATGAGCCAGGCGGTTGACGATAAACAGGTACGGCAGCTGGGTGCCCAGCTTGTAGTTGGTCTGGGCTTCCTGGCCTTCGCGGGTCTTGGGGAAATTCTTGGGTTTTTGCACCGAGTTGGCGGAAAAGAACGCCGCGTTGTCGCTGTCCTTGCGCATGGTCAGCGGAATAAAACCGGCTTCGGCCAGTTCGAATTCCTTGCGGTCGGAAATCAGCACTTCGGTCGGAATCTTGGCCTGCAACTGGCCGAGGGATTCGTACAGGTGCACCGGCAGGTCATCCACCGCGCCGCCGGATTGCGGGCCGATGATATTCGGGCACCAGCGGTAGCGGGCGAAACTGTCGGTAATGCGCGAGGCCATCAGGTACGCGGTATTGCCCCACAGGTAGTTGTCATGATTGCCGTCCACGGTTTCGTCGTAGCTGAAGCTGCGGGTCGAATGGTCTTCGGTGCTGTAGGGCGTACGCAGCAGGAAACGCGGCAGGGTCAGGGCCAGGTGGCGGGCGTCTTCGGACTCGCGCAGGCTGCGCCATTTGGTGTGGCGGGGGCCGTCGAAAATATCGCTGATTTCCTTGAGGTCGGGCAGGCCCTGAAAGCCCTCCAGGTTGAACAGCTCGGGTCCGGCCGCCGAGACAAACGGTGCGTGGGACATGGCGCCGATGGACGCCACATAGCTGAGCAGCTTGATGTCCGCCGAACCAGGGCCAAACGTATAGTTGCCGACGATGGCGCCCACCGGTTCACCACCGAACTGGCCGTAGCCAGCGGTGTAGACGTGCTTGTACAGGCCGCTGCGGGTGATGTCCCCGGCGTTGTCGAAGTCGTCCAGTAACTCTTCCTTGGTGACATGCAGCATTTCGAGCTTGATGTTCTCGCGAAAATCAGTGCGATCCACCAACAGTTTCAGGCCGCGCCAGGCCGACTCCAGTCGCTGGAACTGCGGCTGATGCAGGATCACGTCCATCTGCTTGCTCAACGCGCGATCAATCTCGGCAATCATCTGGTCGACTCGGTGTTTGTTGATCGCGTGCTGGTGATCGCCGCTGTGCAGGATCTCGCTGATGAACGCCGCCACGCCCTGGCGGGCTACGGCATAGCCTTCATGGGAAGGACGGATGGTGGTATTGGCCAGCAATTGGTCGAGCAAGGACGGCTGTTCGTCATTGACCAGCACGTGCGCAGCAGCACTTTCCCTAGGCATGAGGGACACTCCATATGGACGTAAGAAAGATCAGTTGTCTGGCGCGTCAAGCACCAGGTTCAGTTCGCTCGCCAGGCGTTGGCGTGCGGTTTCATCGGTGAGCAGGGTTTGCAGATGTTTGCGAAAGGCCGGGACGTTGCCCATGGGGCCTTTGAGCGCAACCAAGGCGTCGCGTAGTTCCAGCAGCTTATTCAGTTCAGGTATTTGGCGAGCGACAGCGTCGGGGCCGAAATCGTTGATGTTTTTGAATTGAAGTTGCACATGCAAGTCGGCGTCGTGCTCGTTGTTCAATACGGACGGTACCGCCATGTCCAGGGCAACTTCGGCTTTGGTCAGCACTTCGTTGAAGGTGTCCTTGTCTATCCGAATGGATGGTCTGTCTTCAAGAGCGCTTAGTTCGCCGTGGCCTTTGAAGTCACCCGTGATCAATAACTTCAGCGGCAACTCGACTTCCGCTTGCTGATCACCCGTAGCCGGTACGTACTTGATGTTTATGCGCTCTTTAGGCGCGACGGAACTTTGAGACTTCGACATGGGAAACGTCCTTTTTTGAAGGTGGCGCTATTAAAAGTCCATATTTCATAAAAAGTCATGTCGGACGAAGTCGATTCGTTTCGTGGTCTCGGGATGTAAGAAATTTCAATGTTTGTTGTTTATGTTAGTGCGACGAAAATTCGTACATTACTTGGTTTTGATATCCGAGGGGGGCGTCTGATATTTGAGGCCTATGCAAAAAAACAGGTGCCTGCAACTTGCCTATTGGTTATTTGTACAAGTGCATACAAAGTTGCGGTGTTCGAGGGTGAGCGTTCACCTTGGTTCACTAATAATGAATATATTCGGGGGGACGCGTTAATGCGCAAAGGATGGCGACGTGGGCGTTGGGTCGGGAGCCTGGCAGCAATGCTGGTTGCACCGCACATACATG
This region of Pseudomonas sp. MUP55 genomic DNA includes:
- the tssB gene encoding type VI secretion system contractile sheath small subunit — protein: MSKSQSSVAPKERINIKYVPATGDQQAEVELPLKLLITGDFKGHGELSALEDRPSIRIDKDTFNEVLTKAEVALDMAVPSVLNNEHDADLHVQLQFKNINDFGPDAVARQIPELNKLLELRDALVALKGPMGNVPAFRKHLQTLLTDETARQRLASELNLVLDAPDN
- the tssC gene encoding type VI secretion system contractile sheath large subunit — its product is MPRESAAAHVLVNDEQPSLLDQLLANTTIRPSHEGYAVARQGVAAFISEILHSGDHQHAINKHRVDQMIAEIDRALSKQMDVILHQPQFQRLESAWRGLKLLVDRTDFRENIKLEMLHVTKEELLDDFDNAGDITRSGLYKHVYTAGYGQFGGEPVGAIVGNYTFGPGSADIKLLSYVASIGAMSHAPFVSAAGPELFNLEGFQGLPDLKEISDIFDGPRHTKWRSLRESEDARHLALTLPRFLLRTPYSTEDHSTRSFSYDETVDGNHDNYLWGNTAYLMASRITDSFARYRWCPNIIGPQSGGAVDDLPVHLYESLGQLQAKIPTEVLISDRKEFELAEAGFIPLTMRKDSDNAAFFSANSVQKPKNFPKTREGQEAQTNYKLGTQLPYLFIVNRLAHYIKVLQREQIGSWKERQDLERELNTWLKQYIADQENPSSDVRSRRPLRDAQIIVQDVAGDPGWYQVSLAVRPHFKYMGANFEISLVGRLDTQ
- the tssK gene encoding type VI secretion system baseplate subunit TssK, giving the protein MSSRNAVIWHEGLFVKPQHFQQQARAAEAAVHQRLHSLNDALYGFSELTLNSEYLSFGKVAITQARGVMPDGSVFDIPHDLAPPSPLEIAASSAVNQIVYLALPLRANGALEVRWPDQYGNSRYIARREDIRDTHSDDGDQVGMDLAVPNLQLMLERSDRSAFTCIAIGRIKDKRPDGSLVMDEHFYPTSLSLQAVPALHRYLGEVAGLMRERARNLAQRIGSPGQSGVADVTDFNLLQTLNRLFPLFQHLARQRQVHPERLYIALAQACGELVTFTDEGHLPQEYPAYQHDNLRESFQLLEHTLRRALGTVLQPRAVSLPIVEQLYGVRSAALNDKRLLENAEFILAVRAELPTETLRHQLPLQIKISSTEGLEQLVSLQLPGIPLRPLPVAPRQLPFHAGFSYFELDRHHPAWQSLSSGSGFGFHIAGEFPELELQFWAIRSERDE
- the tssJ gene encoding type VI secretion system lipoprotein TssJ — protein: MKLTLVISNPAQLLHGYLPLHRFGPQGGSIGSAAADWRLDDRHHSVQPNHCEIRVVEGRFCVIDRSGSTYANGHDLPLGRNVAVSLNEGDLLQIGAYRVAVQLGERAPGQRSLDELFSDQQEGMQAWRLEDLPKLSLPDPRPATCAEFERLCQPVDVFEQGDPLRAMKAKAPPPPPADVREAMPKRTARLLSNLRLGCLLLACLTLGGCTMLGKIGQVIWTPSIPVGGPDDQPSRYSLSLYASDNVNPRLISTGTAPVEDASHSPYTLNVQAASPQALTDKVQTLLSHLYESVPAQSPLSEEPAPVVPMSPLEEALLGDYDVHGVSLTTPWGNPAMQHVATPIAFKVLQLTDDSLLVNASPQALADDLKKTLASTYIRADDYLLNPGQFKFIDLRALDEDTRFIAVIANYHSSDASQWKQRLRVEPKGRQYAVLVQLDAAQVSLKGETR
- the tssG gene encoding type VI secretion system baseplate subunit TssG, whose product is MAPVDRQTTRDLADVLLADARNYSFHRLLEHLHALHGDDLEAQPLSAAARRRVRLQSHARLGFPASDVVLAARIEEDREAVRYRLQTSFFGLHGTDSPLPGYYLDRLAYEQAQERGIRPAFMDFFNHRLLNLLHSSWRKYRYYIRFQAEGSDRFSRYVFSLLGLNDNDLRGATPLPWGRLLSFAGLIASRSRSPSVVSGIVEHCFDLHGVHVREFQMRSVNLPQRQRMVLGKANGTLGCDFVAGERSKTRASKFTLVIPNLTQARFRQFLPSGEQFGRLRQLMDFLLRDVTAYDLELGLREEDVPPFNLQRDGGTHLGWTSFIEHRPHRHHAVVRIRGRA
- a CDS encoding Hcp family type VI secretion system effector, giving the protein MPTPAYISIHGKNQGHITKGAFTADSVGNVYVEGHEDEILAQEIDHQITTPTDPQSGQPAGQRVHKPLTFTSALSKASPMLYQALATGEMLPTVEVKWFRTSGDGKQEHFFTTKLEDATVVAIHTVLPHAQNSSNENYTQLIKTSLAYRKVSWTHVVAGTEASDDWRKPA
- the icmH gene encoding type IVB secretion system protein IcmH/DotU, producing MNEATPSETTPPADNKQLLSHLQQATGNKKPAPVEELDKPKPPALLADPEFDMRGLAWNPLCDAATPLIGLVIRLRRLDKHDDVPALYQSVGNQITAIMEEVRQLDYDAGMLKAYSYSLCLLVDEVVMRTTWGRLSTWSARSLLSQFHGETRGGEKFFTIMNNMLPEAARYQHVLEFMYQCLISGLRGKYGAHAKGDEEIQKIINQLHGVLRPLRGETPKRLTDPLANVAPRNYRIKRAWPLWTPWAMAAVVLTLAYTIYSIRLNTITQQVLVSLERVLHL
- the tssF gene encoding type VI secretion system baseplate subunit TssF produces the protein MDLKQRFAEELRYLRELGREFAEDNPQLAQFLGDQAGDPDVERLLEGFAFLTAKLGMKIDDDLPELTHPLLQMLWPNYLRPLPSATIIRFTPQPDAISQRKLIPKGTRLFAHPVDGISCEFRTCTDVNLFPLALQGVSDAHSREASTLRIDLNVLTQQPLDSLECDQLDFHLGGDTATALTLYLWLAHYLKSVTLYVDKTPYRLNPDDLGFPGFTAEEALLPYPRNVFDGYRILQEYFVFAQRFHFFSLTGLARVWPAVSTGQIRFEFQFSRPMPVNTHLRTSDLHLFCAPAVNLFCHDAEPIMLDGRSQERRITPAGKRHDAYEIFSVDQVAGWAASDKERTGDPLRRFTSFESFQHEIEHAKGRTALYFRTHIEQSHGREGLRHRIAFVRGDESLYIGEHEAASIELTCSNRDLPLRLGVGDVSLSTEVTPSFATYTNLIAPTRSYRPVLDASLHWTLISNLSLNYLSLLSAEPLKAVIRAYDFAALHDVQQARATRKRLNGIHDAVTAPIDWLMKGQPVRGLQTRLQLDQDAFLCEGELYLFGSVLSHFFALYASINSFHRLEVTNTTNNECYEWPLLTGRQPVI
- the tssE gene encoding type VI secretion system baseplate subunit TssE, which produces MGGASLFERLEPDAARHHPGSADEQARQRVEAIKRHLEQVLNSRQGCSQSSPELGLRDFNGVTQASSDLVMAISADIRRTVEAFEPRIKVTGVHYQPDPDLPLELNFRLACQVQVNHKEEQVQIEVAMHGRDGYTRVK